CCATGACAGTTCTATATCATGTCTGTCTACTGTGGGTGGTAATGAAATCTCACAAAACCTTAGCTAAGATAGTGATCAGCTTTAATCCAGGAATTCTTCACTTTCAAATGTGCTAAATTTATTTGGTTCTTTATGGTTTGGtgttttgcattttatgtttgtgttatatatatgttacatatatgtatatatgttacatatgtgtatatatgttatatatgctacatttatgaatatatatgttaatttttccaGGGAGAATTATTAAGTTATATTGCTTTATTAATTGATCAATAACAGGATTTGTCATTGATACAGTTTTTAAACTCCTAAGTGTTTCCAAACATATACACTGAGAACCATTTGCAACAATTAAATGCAAAGTGAATTCTTTACACACTTCAGTGTCACAGAAGGGAGTTATTTTAACAGCATTCTATGCTTGCTACACACAGATTGTCCATTGAAcctaaaattttatcatttgtcaccacttaactttttttaggattttatttttattccaattagATAACATACAtcacaatattagtttcaggtgtacaatgtagtgattcaacacttccatacaatacctggtgctcatcacaggtgcactccttaTACCCATCctccatttaacccatcccctacATCCTCCCTTCTGGTGACCATCAGCTTTTTCTCCAGAGTGAAGGGTCTGTtactggtttgcctctctctttttttttccccctttgctcctttgtttcttgaattcactgaaatcatatggcatttatctttctctgactgatttacttcacttagcataatactctctagcttcattcatgtcattgcaaatggcaagaattcattctgtttttatgactaagtaatattactatatatctatatatctatacacattGATTTATACGTATAGATTTCTGTACACATCTACGTATAGATTTATATAATGGTGTATTTATACCATAGCTTCTTGATcaattcacctattgatggacatctgggctctgtcCATGTTTTGGCTAACATGGTCTTACTTACTGTATTGCTTAGGTACTTGTATTATTGAGAATATCTCTGCCCTTTAGACTTctgtttagagaaaaaaatatttgtaacaaaaaggaagtaaaaaagaaaaattgccacAAAATCAGAGTGATTGggaatatataattatttcatcaaatctctattgttttaattttctagatTAATGTAATCCCTGTATTCAATCCTGGAGTGACCTTGTTCTCAAGGAGGGTACAAGGTGAAATTAGGCAGCAGGACTAGTGAGAACTTTGTTACGTTTCTACAGAGCAGAACCTCTGAATCACTCTTCTCATTGCCCCAGTCACCTCCTTGTTTCTAAGGctgtagatgatggggttgagcATTGGGGTCAGAATGGTGTAGAAGACAGCCAGGACCTTGTCCTCTGTGGGAGATCTGAAGGATCTTGGGCGTAGATAAGTGTAAGCAAAGGGTGCATAATAGAAAGTCACCACAGTGAGGTGGGTGCTGCAGGTCAAATaggccttccttctcccctctgtgGACTGCATGCGGCAGATGGCAAGGAGAACCTGGCCATAGGAACATGCAATGCAAATGAAAGGAAACACAAGGAAGAGGGCGATGCTTACAAACACCGTGTACTCATAGACCCAGGTGTCCATGCAGGCCAGAGTCAACATGGCCGGAACATCACAGAAGAAATGGTTGATGGCTCTGGATCGACAATAAGGGATACCGAAGGCATATACAGTGTGGGCACAGGAGTTGATTGAGCCCATGATCCAAGATCCTGTTATCATCAGCACACACACTGTTTTGCTCATACGAATGGGATAATGGAGAGGAAAGCAAATAGCCACATAACGATCATAGGCCATAGAGACCAATATTAAGCCTTCTGCACTAGCTAAAGTGATGAAGAAGAAACTCTGAACTCCACACCCAATGAATGAAATAGACTTGTTTCCAGACAGATAATCAGAAGCCATCTTGGGGACAATGGTGGAGATGAAGTTCAGGTCCATGAAGGAGAGTTGACTAAGTAGAAaatacatgggtgtgtggagaTGGGTATCCAGGAGAATGAGGATGATCATGGACAGGTTACCAAACAGAGCCATTAGGAAAGtaaaaacaatgagaatgaagaaaaacaggcCAATTCTTGATGGTGGGAATAACCCCAATAAGAAGAAATCAGTAGATGTTTGGTTAATATTTTCCATTAGTTTTCCTAAGGAGAGACACATATTaagtacacaaaaataagctgttattaattcattattttttccactGTGCTTTATTCAAGCTACATTTGCAGCTCTTAAAAAAGTTAACATGGATTctgaaaaaacaattttaaccTTGTAGATAAAATCTTGATGACACAAACATGTCTCcaaaatatttcatagaaatgtGTAATTTGTAAGAATAATATATTTCTGTGACTTTATTAAGGTACATATCTtacttttttatgtaaatttagtTATCAACATCCTAACTTACACTTTTTAAGTATGCATTGTAAGTCAATGTAAATGCATTAATTACAGAACCattgttgaatatattttatgacccttacacaatgatttttttccttttatatttaagcCCTAATATTTCTGAAACTACAGTAGCCTACCAGTTCATGCTATAGatatactttctttttgtttgatcgtttgtttattttccttagaaAGCTTGCCAAATCAAGCTTTTTAGGTGCCAAGCATTATTATCTGCTGCTGTTTCCCCAGAAACCTACAATGAATAGTTATTGCCAAATATAACTTATATGAAGCTGATTTCTTTTTACTCCTCAATCAATATTCAAATGCTTTAGTTTAAGGAAACTCTTTATCTGATAACTTATTCTAAATCTTTAGTGTAGCTCCATGACTCTGCTCAAGCTCTCTGAAAAGACCTGTATTGTGTTCATCTGCTTCTCAATAATTATATAACGTTATGCATTGGTTTCTGGCAccttttcttattctgttttaCCTCTTGCTTTTGTGTATTTAAAACTCTTTCCATTTTCAGATAAGTGTGAGAGTTTAGTCCCAAATATATCACCCCCATCATAAGACTGAACTAACATAATAACAAAGAATAAATCTGCATCAGgttaaagaaagtaagaaagagaatAGAACCGGGTGGAATTAGAGGGGCAAAGGTTAAGAACGTTTTGGGAGAAGAATTTTTCTGGAACAGACGCTTAAAAGAAGAAGGAGTAATGGCATTTTGAGAGTGTTCTAAGTGGGAATGAGTGGAGGGCATCTTCTCCAGAAGGAATACCATCAGTGAGTATATCCCAGTATGTTAGGCCTACAAAGGACTGTAGTGCTTCAGTCTCTCTTACTTTGCTAGGACCAAAGCCATTGGACTGTTgaggaactcttttttttaagatttatttatttatgtatttatttatgtatttatgtatttatgtatttatgtatttatgtatttatttatgtatttatgtatttatttatttatttattttacagagatagacacagccagcgagagagggaacacaagcagggggagtgggagaggaagaagcaggcttccagcggagaagcctgatgtggggcatgatcctgggacgcccaaagactgag
This Ursus arctos isolate Adak ecotype North America unplaced genomic scaffold, UrsArc2.0 scaffold_5, whole genome shotgun sequence DNA region includes the following protein-coding sequences:
- the LOC113261868 gene encoding olfactory receptor 2L8-like; amino-acid sequence: MENINQTSTDFFLLGLFPPSRIGLFFFILIVFTFLMALFGNLSMIILILLDTHLHTPMYFLLSQLSFMDLNFISTIVPKMASDYLSGNKSISFIGCGVQSFFFITLASAEGLILVSMAYDRYVAICFPLHYPIRMSKTVCVLMITGSWIMGSINSCAHTVYAFGIPYCRSRAINHFFCDVPAMLTLACMDTWVYEYTVFVSIALFLVFPFICIACSYGQVLLAICRMQSTEGRRKAYLTCSTHLTVVTFYYAPFAYTYLRPRSFRSPTEDKVLAVFYTILTPMLNPIIYSLRNKEVTGAMRRVIQRFCSVET